In the Pongo abelii isolate AG06213 chromosome 9, NHGRI_mPonAbe1-v2.0_pri, whole genome shotgun sequence genome, GAGAAGGGACAGGCAGAGGCAGTTGGCCCTCCTCTGGAagcaggagagaagaaaggggtAAGATACGGCCCGTGGAGATAGGTAGACTAGATTCTGATCCCAAGTCTGCCCCATACCATACCAGCTGTATGATCGTAGGTAAGTtggtctctctgagcctcagtttcctcatatgtaaaatggggataatgccaCATACCTCACTGGGTTGTGTAGATTCAATGAGACAAAGCAAGTAAAGCACtttgtaggttttctttttttttttttttttcgagatggagtctcgctctgtcacccaggctggagtgcaatggcgtgagctcagctcattgcaacctctgcctcccaggttcaagcaattctcctacctcagcctcccgtgtagctgggactacaggtgctagccaccatgcctggctaatttttgtatttttagtagagacagggtttcaccatatatgttggtcaggctggtctcgaactcccgaccttaggtgatccgcccgcctcagcctcccaaactgctgggattacaggcgtgagccactgcacccggctagcACTTTGTAGGTTTTCAGTAAACAGGTAGCTAGTATTATTTTACCTTGGCAGTGGGACTCTGAGGAAGTGTGGTCGTGACCTCGAGTCTGGGGAGGACTCTGAGAGCCCAAGCCCTGCTGCTCTGACCTCCACACCTACGTAACTTCTCCCACCCCGCCTGGGAACCCTACCTCTTCCTGTCCCATCAGAAACAAGGTCTTCAGCTTGCAAAGGGGGAGGGGTAGAGGAAACAAGCCCACCAAAGTTAAGCAATTTGTCTGAATTATGGGAACGCAGGGTGGTTGGGGTTCCTGCCTTGCTCCCTAATGAGAGTCCAGGGGCCCAAGAAAGACTAGCAAAGGCTGAGCCACAACTGGAATGCAGGAGCCTCTAGCACCGCACTGAGCAGGGCCTCCAGGGCAAAGGGCAACGGGGGTGCTGGGCAGAGAGCGGGCAGCGGCTGGCAGAGACTGCCGTGCTCACGAGGGGTGGTAGATGTGGTAAGGCAGAACATGGTCTAGCCTGGGGGGCTCAGGATGGGGGCAGTCTCCCCTACCCCTCATATGTGTTTCCTGCAAGGCCCCCTTCTGGGTCTTGTCAGCAAAGAAACTTAGGGCTTGCTGAGTTCTGGGAGCAGTCATGGACGTGTCAGGGGCGGAGTCCTCATCCCCACCCCAGGACCTCTGCACTTTGAGATTCACTTTCCTTTCCTGCCTCtcctctctccagcctgggcttcctcTTCTGTGCCAGGAAGGTCAGAGTTTCCCCGGGAAAGTGTGCTGTGGCCAGCCTGGGGATGTGTGTGTGACATCAGGGACCAAGCCAAAGAAAACCTGAAGCAGGCTCTGGCCTCCAGGAGAGCTTCAGAGGTTCTGACTCTGGTCTCACTTCCCACTCTTGAGCCGAATCCCAAGCTCAccggggggaaaaaagaaaagcagcctGAAAAGGCAAACACACAAGCACAGGCCCAGACACTTGCCGCAGGGTGAGTTCTGAGCCACAGCCTGACATTCAGCACGGCTAAAGCAGAAGGCAGGCCtgcagaggaggctggggaggcccTCAGGTCAGAGGGTGGAGGCCATTGGAGGCCATTCCGCAGGACTGGGACTGCTCACCTGAAAGTTCTCCCGGGGTGTCTTCAGCCAGCCCAGTGGCCTCAAAGGACAGCATCTGGCCCTCTTTGCACCTGGAGCATTTCCAGTTGCGGGTCTGGCAGAAATGCTGAGGCAGCTCTGCGCCTACCCTATCAACGTCCGTCCTTCCTACTCCTTCCCCAGCCAGGTGGCTCTTGAGGAGGATATCTCAACCTTAGTACTGTTGACACTGGTGGGACACAGGCCTTGATTTGCAGAAATTCTAtgtgtatctttttgtttgtttgtttgtttgttttggttctgtttttgtttttttcgagacagcgtttcacttttgttgcccagtctggaatgcagtggcgtgatctcggctcactgcaacctccacctcccaggttcaagcgattctcctgcctcagcctcctgagtagctgggattacaggtgcccgccaccactcccggctgatttgtatttttttagtagagacgggatttcaccatgttggccaggctggtctcggactcctgaccgcccaccttggcctcccagagtgctgggattacaggtgtcagacACTGCACTTGGCTCTGTgcactgtgttttgtttttttgggtttttttttcccaggaTCCTTGCTCACCGCAGGCCCTTTGCAGCACCATCTGCCGAGGGTGACAATGCCACTGAGTGGCCAGCAGAGGACGAGATGATGTTCATTTTGACTATGTCCTAAGCTGGGCCTGTGGGGTGGGGCTGTGGCCTGCAGACTCTCTTTCCATagaccctcccaccctcccacaggCCTTTACTGCCCAGGCCCTGCAGGGATCATGGGGTGAGCAGACAGTAGGGAGCctcattcctgggctcaagcaatcctcctgcctcagcctcccaagtagcttggactacagacacgcaccaccacagcttttaaaaaaatgtttgtagagatggagtctcactgtgttgccaggctgcttggcctcccaaaatgctgagattagaggtgtgagccaccacacctatccCACACCTTTTAAATATACTGAAACCCTGAATTTCATACTTTAAATGGATACATTTTATGGTGTATAAATTATATTAACTAAAAGCAGTAACAGCCCCCAGAGCCTAGTAACCTGGCTGTGCCCTTCTCCGGGCCCCACTGCCTACTGCACACCCAGCCTGCCAGGGCGTGCACCCGGGCAGGATTTTCCCCAGCCATCTGTCTTCGCTTAGTCACACTCCCCTCGCCTAACAGAactgagggagggagacagaccaCAGCACTTCACAAACCTCCCCTCTTCTTTGTTTACCCCCCTTGAACCCTGTAGCAACCCTGCCAGGGAGGCGTTATCAGTGTCCTGTGGGACAGAAATAATTAAGCCACGGAGGGGACAGGGGCTTGGCAATGGTCATGTGATGAGCCAGCGGCAGAACCTGGGTCTCCTGACTCAAGGTTCTTTTTCCCACTAGTGGAACCCTGGTGACATGCCAGGATAGGATTGCGGTCAGGGAGCCTTCCTTCTGAGGCTGTACCAGCCTCATCCATTGggctcattccttccttccttcatgccATACCCTTTCCAGAGCATCTCCTCTGTTCCAGGCCTGCACTGGGGACACAGATGCATCAGATACATGGTCTGTAATCTTCACAGGGATGTTGTGATAGATTTGGGTCCAGGGGGCAGACGGAAGAGGTTAGCACAGAAAGATACCAATAGAGACCACATCTAGGGAGGTGCAGACCACACCGCAGTATCCAAGTGCCTGCACTGTGGGAGGGCCTGTGTCTAGGTCACTGAGCCAGTATTAGCACATGCATCTATGTGCACGTATCCAAGTTCATGGTCTGTGGGAGCACAATAGATACATGCACGTAGATGCCCATTCTAATATTGGCTCAGTGACCTAGACACAGGCCCTTCCACTCACCAGGGTGTTTATgcacaaatgcttttttttttttagatggaattttttgctcttgttgcccaggctggagtgcaatggtgcgatcttggctcgctgcaacctccacctcccaggttcaagcaattctcctgtctcaacctcctgagtagccgggattacaggcacccgccactacacccagctaatttttggtatttttagtagagatggggtttcaccatgttggccaggctggtctccaactcccaacctcaggtgatccgcccaccttagcctcccaaagtactgggattacagccgcccgccactgcgcccagcgaatttttggtatttttagtagagatggggtttcaccatgttggccaggctggtctccaactcctgacctcaggtgatctgcccacctcggcctcccaaagtgctgggattataggcgtgcgtcaccgcgcccggccacaaatgCTTTTTTATTAAGGGCGTAATCATTCATGCATACATgcgtttgtttacttatttatttgaagtAGGTAATACCTTttgttcaaaattcaaaaatgttggccaggcatggtggctcatgcctgtaatcccagcactttgggaggcagaggcggatcacctgaggtcaggagtttgagaccagcctggccagcatggtgaaatctcatctctactaaaaacacaaaaattagctgggcatggtggtgagcgcctgtcatcctagctacttgggaggctgaggcaggagaattgcttgaacccaggaggcagaggttgcagtgagctgagatcacgccattgcactccagcctgggcaacagagtgagactgtctcaaaaaaaaaaaaaaaaaaaaattcaaaaatagacCAAAGGGTAGGTGTGAAAAGTCCTCATTCCACATCATGTCTCATCTCCCCAGTTCCTGTCCTCAGAGGCAACCATGACTACCAGTGTTTGGTGTATCCATATAAAGCAAATGTGTTTTTCCCTTCTCTGCACAGTTGCAACACTCTCCACTCATTGTCCCGCCCCTTGCTTTTCCAGTTAACAAGCTGCCGTGGCCCTTTTTCCCTATCAGGACAGAAAAAGCTGCTGTACTTCTCTATGGTGACACAACGGTCCATTGTGTGGATGTTTCACAAATTGTCTAAATAGGCCCTGCTGATGGTCATTTAAGTGGATGACAAATTTTTGATATCACCAAAACCTGATGCTTCCGTGAATAACCTTGTTCAGGTGTCATTTTGCACAAGTGTGAGAAATTCTGTAGGCTAAATTCCTCAGCAGTGGAGTTGCTGGGTTAAAAGGTCAGTTGTACTTTTTGGTTTTGGTAGATATTGTCAAATTGCGTTTATGGAGGTGCAAAATTACCCTCCCACTAGCAGCGAATGAAAATTTATAAGCAAGTGTTTCCATGCATTGAGTTAGATAGGTTTTTAAAGAAACaccaccaggccaggcatggtggctcacacctgtactttgggaggctaaggtgggcagatcacatgaggccaggagtttgagaccagcctgggcaacatggtgaaacaccctgtctctactaaaaaacacaaaaattagccaagtgtggtggcatgtacctgtaatctaagctattcgggaggctgaggcgtaagaatagtttgaacctgggaggtggaggttgcagtgagctgagatcatgccactgcactccagcctgggtaacagagtgagactcttgtctcataaataaataaataaataaataaataaataaataaattgcagagGCCATGTCCAGGTCAAGGACAGGAGAATGTGGAGCTGTTCAGCCTGGATGGGGCAGACAGACTCCAGGCCTTACAGATGTCTCCAGTCTGCTCTGAGAGAGGGCAGTCAGGCCTCTGCTGCTCCCCAAAGGGAGCAACAAGAACCCTCAGGGAGTCACCAGCTGCATCTTGATGACAGGAAGAATTTTTACACTGGCAAAGCTGTGCCAGAGGGGAAAGGCTGGCCTCTGACCTGAGGGAGTGCACATTGCAGGGCCTGGGCAGTCCTATCAGGGAGCCCTCCCGATGGGGTATGTGGGATTGGGCCAGAGACCTTGGGGACCCTTGGACTCTGATGGCCGGGATCTTCCAGACACAAGGCACTGAAAAGAGTGGCCCCCGCAATTCCTTACAATCACCACCCACAGCGATAGTCTTTGCAGATTCAGCTGCTTGGCACAGCCCATCCAGTAACCGACCAGGAGCAGCATTTGTTAACTGAGTTTCTTCCCCTTTCACCTTCACCCCACTTCACCTAGAAGCTGCTAATGACAGCAGCTCTCTCTCACTCAATCTACAACGTCTGTTGGATGCTGCTACACTCTCATGCTgcaggcctggccaggcccaggcaAGCTGCTGCGATGGCTGGGGAAAGAGAGTGGCCAAGGGGCAATGAAGGCCTGGCGAGGGAAGCAGAGAGCCACAGGGTGCCATGCATCATGCATACGGGTAAACAGGGCTAGAGCTTTCCACCCAACAGGACTCGCTCCTTAGATGGCCTAAAAGTCTCATTCCCACATCTGAAGTGCCAATTTTTTGCCCCAAGACATCCactgggggattggttccaggacccccgcAGATACCCAAATCCACTGATGCTCACGTCCCTCATATGAAATGATGTAATATTTGCCTGTAccttatgcacatcctcccatatacagTAACCCATCTCTGGAATATCTATGACACCCAATACAATGGAAATCGTATGGAATGTTGTTTAGGGAATACTGATAAGGGAAAAAAGTCTGTATATATTCACTACAGGTGCaacaatctatttttttctgaatactttACATCTGAGGTTGTTCAAATCCATAGATGTCTCATGGATATGGaggaacattgatttttttttttttttttttttttttttttttagagtgagtcttgctctgttgcccaggctggagtgcagtggcacgatctcggctcactgcaacctctgcctcctgggttcaagtaattctcctgcctcagcctccctagtagctgggattataggcgcccgccaccacgcccagctaatttttgtattcttagtagagatggggtttcaccatgttggtctcaaactcctgacctcaggtgacccacccgccttggcctcccaaagtgctgggattacaggcgtgagccaccgcgcctggccggaacactgtttttcttaaaatgggGCTGTTTCAGCATGGCGGTGGCCCCATGTGGCCTTTTGGTGTCTTCATGTTGTATCCTGTCCAGGTGGTGTTGGTATAAATAATTCTAGGCTCCATCATACCTGAGTTTCTCAGTAGCCCTAGGAGGTAACAGGGACAGGTCCAAATACTCTATTgccactttacaaatgaagagCCTGTAGGAGAGGGAAGCAATTTGTCCCAAGCCAGCATCAAGTCTGTGACACAGCCAGCACCATGGTATGTCCAGGTGCTGTCACACACCATATCTGAATCTTCGTAAGAACCCAGGGTGGTCAGACATATGGATGAAGACCTGGAGGCTCAGAGGGGGgtttcccaaggtcacaccagTGAGTGGCAGAGTCAGGGTTGGCACACAGGCCCCGCCCTGGCTCAGCAGGTTGCCGTTCCTGCAGCTGGTCAAGACTGCTGAGCTGGACCCCTCTCGGAACTATATTGCGGGCTTCCACCCCCATGGAGTTCTCGCAATCGGAGCCTTTGCCAACCTGTGCACTGAGAGCACGGGCTTCTCTTCGATCTTCCCCGGTATCCGCCCCCATCTGATGATGCTGACCTTGTGGTTCCGGGCCCCCTTCTTCAGAGATTACATCATGTCCGCAGGTGAGTCTTTCTACCCCGAGCAGCTCAGGAAGGTAACAAATTTTCGGAAGGGTTGCCAGTAGTTCTGTACTTCTTCCAAGAGTGTGTGCAGTAGGAGAAGGAGGCTAGGCCCAAATAAGCACTTCCTACAGCACCATGCTGGGCGCTGAGGCCATCAGGGggttgggaagagggagaggactCAGGCAGCTCCTAGCTGGAATGGGGTGCAGTGGGGGAAAACCCCAGGCCTCAGTAGGCATTGCTGGTGATCTCTTTATGGGCTACATGTACTTTCATAGCCCCTATCCCTCACCCCATACCTGACAcacttttctctttccccagggTTGGTCACATCAGAAAAGGAGAGCGCTGCTCACATTCTGAACAGGAAAGGTGGCGGAAACTTGCTGGGCATCATTGTAGGGGGTGCCCAGGAGGCTCTCGATGCCAGGCCTGGATCCTTCACGCTGTTATTGAGGAACCGAAAGGGCTTCGTCAGGCTCGCCCTGACACACGGGTATCAAGCCTCTGGGAAGAGCACTCTGGGTTCAGTTGGCAATTGGCAAGGATTTTATTTTGGTGGGAAGACGGCAGAGACGAATGCAGATTCTATTTTGGTAGAGATTTTCAGTCCATTCACAATGAAGATTATATTTTGGTGTCTCATGCCCAAATACCTAGAAAAGTTTCCACAACGGAGACTCAGCGATCTAAGAAACTAGGTGGCAGTGAACATATTCCACAAAGCTGGCACTTGATCTGAGACCTATGGTATCTAGAAGAGTGATATTTGGGGTACATTTCAGAGCTGTTCTCCCTCCTTGGGGTGAAGCATCCTTGAGAAACATGagccagctgaggtgggagatacTTTTCGAGGAAAAACAATGCAGATTTTTATACCTGGGAGGACTCTCTGAAGCATTCTGGTCTACCTCTCATGGTGCAACTAGGAAGTTGTGGCCCTGCAagggacctgcccaaggtcaGAGAATGGTGCTGCGAAGGTCTGGGAGATAACCCAGGCCTCCGCTTCCAGCCCAGGCGGCTGACCTCTGCTCCATTTCTTGGTCACCGAGTCCCTGCAGGAAGCTAAAGGGCCTTTCAGCTTGTGCCTTCTCTGGGGCCTCCCACATGCCCTCTTTCCTCTATTTGCTTCCAGGGCATCCCTGGTGCCAATCTTCTCCTTCGGGGAGAATGACGTGTTTGACCAGATTTCCAACTCTTCTGGCTCCTGGTTGCGCTGTATCCAGAATCGGTTGCAGAAGATCATGGGCATCTCCCTCCCAATCTTTCGTGGCCGTGGTGTCTTCCAGTACAGCTTTGGTTTAATACCCTACCGCCGGCCCATCACCACTGTGGGTAAGGCCAGGACCAGGCCGGGAGGGAGGAGGCCATACGGACAGGGCAGGTTGTGTGCTGCAAGGAGACATGGAGATGAGCCAGATTTATTCCTGCCCTAATGGGGCTCACATTCTAGACTGGGAAACATACACACTCAAGCAGATAGAATAGAAGACAGTTTGGGATAGGAACTGTAGCAGAGGTGCCAACAGCAATAGTTGTGACCAAttgctgagcacctgctgtgtgccaggcactacacTAGCTGCCCTACATGAAGCAACTCAGCTTATCCTAACAACCTTCaaggcaggattttttttttaagagtttcgctcttgtcgctcagcctggagtgcaatggcacattcttggctcactgcaacctccgcctcctgggttcaagagattctcacgcctcagccccctgagtagctgggactacagtcgctcaccacaacactcagct is a window encoding:
- the MOGAT2 gene encoding 2-acylglycerol O-acyltransferase 2; the encoded protein is MKDYFPISLVKTAELDPSRNYIAGFHPHGVLAIGAFANLCTESTGFSSIFPGIRPHLMMLTLWFRAPFFRDYIMSAGLVTSEKESAAHILNRKGGGNLLGIIVGGAQEALDARPGSFTLLLRNRKGFVRLALTHGASLVPIFSFGENDVFDQISNSSGSWLRCIQNRLQKIMGISLPIFRGRGVFQYSFGLIPYRRPITTVVGKPIEVQKTLHPSEEEVNQLHQRYIRELCNLFEAHKLKFNIPANQHLEFC